One region of Maylandia zebra isolate NMK-2024a linkage group LG10, Mzebra_GT3a, whole genome shotgun sequence genomic DNA includes:
- the LOC106674733 gene encoding olfactory receptor 8G17-like, protein MTVLGNGFLLSVIWLVKTLHTPKYMIVFNMALTDLCGSTALIPKLLDTFLFDKRYILYDACLSYMFFVIFFASVQSWTLVTMAYDRLIAICFPLRYHSIVTETSVAAILLFVWIFLVSVIATMVGLVNRLSFCRSLVVNSFFCDHGPVYRLACNDTSLNYNMASALITILIIIPLIFIIATYVCIFIALSRTTSRKERIRALKTCTSHLILVVIFFLPIGITNIATRASYIHPNARMINSTLTHTIPALLDPIIYALKTEEVMIAVKKLCKRTYLNCMKAKTRPSNHCCIKS, encoded by the coding sequence ATGACTGTTTTGGGTAATGGTTTTCTTCTCTCAGTTATTTGGCTGGTGAAGACTCTTCATACTCCTAAATACATGATTGTGTTCAACATGGCTTTGACAGATTTGTGTGGGAGCACAGCTCTCATCCCCAAACTCTTAGATACTTTTCTGTTTGACAAGAGATACATCCTCTATGACGCCTGTTTAAGTTATATGttctttgttattttctttgcaAGTGTGCAGTCATGGACACTTGTCACTATGGCATATGACAGACTTATAGCCATTTGTTTCCCTTTAAGGTATCATAGTATTGTGACAGAAACATCAGTTGCTGCAATTCTGCTGTTTGTATGGATTTTTTTAGTGAGTGTAATAGCAACCATGGTTGGGCTTGTTAATCGTCTCTCATTCTGTAGATCTTTGGTGGTTAACAGCTTTTTCTGTGATCACGGACCAGTTTATCGTCTGGCTTGCAATGATACATCTTTAAATTACAACATGGCATCTGCACTTATCACTATACTCATCATCATTCCTCTTATATTCATTATAGCCACATATGTCTGTATTTTCATTGCACTGAGCAGGACTACGTCAAGAAAGGAACGAATCAGAGCATTAAAAACTTGTACTTCTCACCTGATCCTTGTGGTCATTTTCTTCTTGCCAATTGGAATCACTAACATAGCAACAAGGGCCTCCTACATCCATCCTAATGCCAGAATGATAAATTCCACATTGACACACACCATACCAGCTTTGCTCGATCCTATTATATATGCTCTGAAGACAGAAGAAGTGATGATTGCAGTCAAGAAGCTTTGCAAAAGAACTTATCTCAATTGCatgaaagcaaaaacaagacCTAGTAATCACTGCTGTATTAAATCATAA